One part of the Arabidopsis thaliana chromosome 1 sequence genome encodes these proteins:
- a CDS encoding Cystatin/monellin superfamily protein — protein MGEVHIDGRSPMPGRVYLCYEVGSFPVNLIPPHIRWDEKKEPMYTRHEECVMMRRQVKKSKGFDIDFTQFRSVFNYRPVDLDDLDYKEYSLATETTTELLKRLSQNSLKNYNSELFTEYEFLKVVKANTYMCTGPGRMYFITFEVRDPYDNLLKLFQTRVRHDYDVTDDYILCRPKPYQKVKCVGSSKTHKSLA, from the exons ATGGGGGAGGTTCATATAGACG GTAGGTCTCCAATGCCGGGACGTGTGTATCTGTGTTACGAGGTTGGTTCGTTTCCTGTGAATTTGATTCCTCCGCATATACGATGGGACGAGAAGAAAGAGCCTATGTACACGAGACATGAAGAGTGTGTTATGATGAGAAGACAAGTGAAGAAGAGcaag ggttttgacaTCGATTTCACACAGTTTCGCTCTGTGTTCAATTACCGCCCTGTTGATTTAGACGATTTAGACTATAAAGAGTATTCTTTGGCAACAGAAACCACTACGGAGTTACTCAAGAGGCTGTCTCAAAACTCCCTTAAGAACTACAATTCAGAATTG TTTACAGAATATGAATTTCTCAAGGTTGTCAAAGCCAATACTTACATGTGTACTGGGCCTGGTAGAATGTATTTCATAACCTTTGAGGTTAGAGATCCTTACGATAACCTGCTAAAGCTCTTTCAAACTAGGGTCCGCCATGATTATGATGTTACGGATGACTACATATTATGCAGACCAAAGCCCTATCAGAAAG TCAAATGCGTTGGATCTTCCAAGACACATAAAAG CTTGGCATAG
- a CDS encoding Cystatin/monellin superfamily protein (Cystatin/monellin superfamily protein; FUNCTIONS IN: molecular_function unknown; INVOLVED IN: biological_process unknown; LOCATED IN: cellular_component unknown; CONTAINS InterPro DOMAIN/s: Cystatin-related, plant (InterPro:IPR006525); BEST Arabidopsis thaliana protein match is: Cystatin/monellin superfamily protein (TAIR:AT1G63190.1); Has 30201 Blast hits to 17322 proteins in 780 species: Archae - 12; Bacteria - 1396; Metazoa - 17338; Fungi - 3422; Plants - 5037; Viruses - 0; Other Eukaryotes - 2996 (source: NCBI BLink).): MPGRVYLCYEVGSFPVNLIPPHIRWDEKKEPMYTRHEECVMMRRQVKKSKGFDIDFTQFRSVFNYRPVDLDDLDYKEYSLATETTTELLKRLSQNSLKNYNSELFTEYEFLKVVKANTYMCTGPGRMYFITFEVRDPYDNLLKLFQTRVRHDYDVTDDYILCRPKPYQKVKCVGSSKTHKSLA, from the exons ATGCCGGGACGTGTGTATCTGTGTTACGAGGTTGGTTCGTTTCCTGTGAATTTGATTCCTCCGCATATACGATGGGACGAGAAGAAAGAGCCTATGTACACGAGACATGAAGAGTGTGTTATGATGAGAAGACAAGTGAAGAAGAGcaag ggttttgacaTCGATTTCACACAGTTTCGCTCTGTGTTCAATTACCGCCCTGTTGATTTAGACGATTTAGACTATAAAGAGTATTCTTTGGCAACAGAAACCACTACGGAGTTACTCAAGAGGCTGTCTCAAAACTCCCTTAAGAACTACAATTCAGAATTG TTTACAGAATATGAATTTCTCAAGGTTGTCAAAGCCAATACTTACATGTGTACTGGGCCTGGTAGAATGTATTTCATAACCTTTGAGGTTAGAGATCCTTACGATAACCTGCTAAAGCTCTTTCAAACTAGGGTCCGCCATGATTATGATGTTACGGATGACTACATATTATGCAGACCAAAGCCCTATCAGAAAG TCAAATGCGTTGGATCTTCCAAGACACATAAAAG CTTGGCATAG